In Oncorhynchus clarkii lewisi isolate Uvic-CL-2024 chromosome 2, UVic_Ocla_1.0, whole genome shotgun sequence, one DNA window encodes the following:
- the LOC139365871 gene encoding transmembrane protein 106B-like: protein MGKSHSLLSKGKADRDSQSGLTTGPEYIDTQSEEDGKNGDVSQFPYVEFTGRDSVTCPTCQGTGRIPRGQENQLVALIPYSDQRLQPRRTKLYVTVSVFLCLLLSGLAVFFMFPRSIDVSYVGVKSAFVSYDQDKRIVYLNITNTLNITNNNYYAVSLTNITAQVQFSKTVIGKARISNVTTIIPLDKQQIDYMVPTVIADEMSYMFDYCTLQSIKVHNIVVMMQVTVTTSYFGHSEQVSQEIYQYVDCGGNTTSLHGHVKMYQ from the exons ATGGGGAAGTCACACTCCCTCTTGTCGAAGGGGAAAGCCGACCGTGACAGCCAGAGTGGCCTGACGACTGGTCCAgagtacatagacacacagagtgAAGAGGATGGAAAGAATGGAGATGTGTCTCAGTTCCCCTATGTGGAATTTACTGGCAGAGACAGTGTCACATGCCCCACATGCCAGGGCACTGGCAGAATACCACGAG GCCAAGAGAACCAGCTTGTGGCTCTGATTCCATACAGTGACCAGAGGCTCCAGCCAAGGAGAAC AAAGCTGTATGTCACGGTGTCTGTGTTTCTATGCCTCCTGCTGTCTGGCCTGGCTGTGTTTTTCATGTTCCCTCGGTCTATCGACGTCTCCTATGTGGGCGTGAAGTCTGCATTCGTCTCCTATGACCAGGACAAACGGATTGTCTATCTCAATATCACG AACACTCTGAACATCACCAATAACAACTACTACGCTGTATCCCTGACCAACATCACAGCCCAAGTGCAGTTCTCTAAGACTGTGATTGGGAAGGCCCGTATTAGCAATGTGACGACCATCATACCACTGGATAAGCAGCAG ATTGACTACATGGTTCCCACAGTCATTGCTGATGAGATGAGTTATATGTT TGACTATTGCACCCTGCAGTCCATAAAGGTTCACAACATTGTGGTCATGATGCA GGTGACAGTGACCACATCCTACTTTGGGCACTCGGAGCAGGTCTCCCAGGAGATATACCAGTATGTGGACTGTGGGGGCAACACCACCTCGCTGCATGGACATGTGAAGATGTATCAGTAA
- the LOC139380660 gene encoding von Willebrand factor D and EGF domain-containing protein: MVLARCCFPASVKMNVALLACLVALVGICLARSDAPRGVAVPFVFDLKATCDPPCQHAGICIRNNTCFCSRGYEGETCQYANCYPKCKNGGECLRPGKCRCPSGFGGKYCHKVKCDSGCWNGGDCIAVNGVAKCICPSSWTGSKCQEAICPQGCRNGGSCVAPGICSCPEGWLGGACHTAVCHRPCLNGGKCLSPDLCRCRPPYSGPHCEERKVF, from the exons ATGGTGCTTGCTCGCTGCTGCTTTCCCGCGTCGGTAAAGATGAACGTCGCGCTGCTTGCCTGCTTGGTTGCGCTTGTGGGCATCTGCTTAGCGCGCTCGGACGCTCCGCGAGGGGTGGCGGTGCCCTTTGTTTTTGACCTCAAAGCGACTTGCGACCCTCCGTGCCAACATGCTGGCATCTGCATCCGAAACAACACCTGCTTCTGTTCTCGCGGCTATGAGGGCGAGACCTGCCAGTATG CTAACTGCTATCCCAAATGTAAGAATGGAGGAGAGTGCCTTCGCCCTGGGAAATGCAGATGTCCTTCTGGATTTGGAGGAAAATATTGTCATAAAG TGAAATGTGATAGTGGATGCTGGAACGGTGGCGACTGCATCGCTGTGAATGGAGTGGCCAAGTGCATCTGTCCCTCCAGCTGGACTGGCTCCAAATGCCAAGAGG CGATCTGTCCCCAGGGGTGCAGGAACGGGGGCAGCTGTGTGGCCCCAGGAATCTGCAGCTGTCCAGAGGGCTGGCTGGGTGGAGCCTGCCACACTG CTGTGTGTCACCGGCCATGTCTGAATGGAGGCAAGTGTTTGTCTCCCGATTTGTGCCGCTGTCGCCCTCCTTACTCTGGACCACACTGTGAGGAGAGGAAGGTGTTTTAA